The nucleotide window CCTTTGTCCATTTCCCTTCACGGTGGTAGCTGATATACAGGTCATAGCCGCCCATTGAATCGGGACGACCGCCCCCCGCCATGAAAATCATATAACTTTCATCAGGAGCGATGTATGGCTCGAACTCATCAAATTCGGTATTAATCGCCTCTCCTAAATTTTCCGGGGTCTGGTATTGACCGTTCACCATCGGCGCGCGATAAATATCGGTTCCGCCTTTGCCACCGGCGCGCCGCGAACCAAAGTAGAGCGTGCCGTTAGTTGCAACCGTAGGATAATATTCGCTCGTTTCGCTGTTGACCGTTCTGCCGATATTGACTGGCTTTCCCCAACTGCCATCACTTTGTTTATCCATCATCCAAATATCCAAATCGTGCAATTTATCGTCAGCTTGCTCACCGGGTCGTGGACGCCTTGAAACAAAAAAGAAATGTTGAGCATCGGCGGTGATGAAAGGATCGCCGTCACAGTATTGACCGGAGAAGGGCGCAACCTGCGGCTCGCGCCAACGTCCGCCGCTCAGTTGCGAAACCACAATAGTCCAGAAATTGAAATCGGGGGTAATCTTCAAAAAATAGAGCGTCTTGCCATCCGGGGTAAACGCCGGATGCGAATCATAATCTCCGGTTGAAATCACTTTGGGCGCGAACAGCTTCGCTTCAGGCGTTGCGGTTGAGGTTGTCTGTTGCGGTTGCGCCTGGGGGGCGCAAAGCGCCAATACAATAATGGCAATCGCGACCATTGCCCATCGTTTTTTTTTCATATGTCTCCTCTCAAGATTTTCTATTAACTTATTCAAGCAAGTATCGTCGCGCACATTCAGACGGAAATCAGCAAGTTCTGATGAAAAAATAAACTATGCCATTTCGTGTCTGCTTCGAGGAACTCGTTCTTATGATAAACTCGGCAAATCGCTATAGAGTTTGTAAGCGGCTTAGTGATGATTATGGCTCGGTTGGTTTTTGTGCCTGCCCTGCAAAACGTGTAGTAGATAAAAAGCCAGGCGTCCTGAAAATAAATGACTCAAGTTTTTGTAAGAGAAAATTGATTTATGAAAACCGCTAAGTTCATTATCAGTTGGTTCACCATCTTTTTGTTGTTCATCGCCGGTTCGCCAGCGGCTCAAAAAGTCTCCGACAGTCAAGCGGACGAAGCCATCATTGAGCAGTTAAAACGCGCCACTCAGGAATTGCTCGACGCCGTTGCTTACGGAGATACCCGCGTTTGGCAGAAGTATCTTGCAACAGGATGTCTGTATACCGACGAAGAAGGCAATGTGAAAACCAAAGAAGAGTTGCTCAGGGAATTGCGACCGTTGCCGCCGGGTTATATTGGCTCGATTAAAATGGGCGAGCCGAAGGTTTTCCGACAGGGCAACCTCATCGTGCTCACGCATCGCGACCGCGAATCACTCGAACTATATGGACAGAAATTGTTGACCTGGTTTCATTCGACAGATACCTGGGTGAAGCAAAGCGACGGAGAGTGGAAACTTGCTGCTGTGCAGGTGATGGCGATTCCGAACGAACGCAAGCCGCTGGCGGTTGACCCGAAAAAATTACCGGAAATTTTCGACGCTTATGTCGGGCAGTATCAAATCGCGCCTGACGTGACCTACATCATCACGCGCACCGGCAATCAACTATTTGGTCAACGAAGCGGACGTCCTAAAGAAGAGTTGCTGTTACTG belongs to Acidobacteriota bacterium and includes:
- a CDS encoding DUF4440 domain-containing protein produces the protein MKTAKFIISWFTIFLLFIAGSPAAQKVSDSQADEAIIEQLKRATQELLDAVAYGDTRVWQKYLATGCLYTDEEGNVKTKEELLRELRPLPPGYIGSIKMGEPKVFRQGNLIVLTHRDRESLELYGQKLLTWFHSTDTWVKQSDGEWKLAAVQVMAIPNERKPLAVDPKKLPEIFDAYVGQYQIAPDVTYIITRTGNQLFGQRSGRPKEELLLLGMDMVYRKGVWRGEKVFERDVTGKVVRMLDRRENNDLIWQKVK